The Gammaproteobacteria bacterium genome includes a region encoding these proteins:
- a CDS encoding BrnT family toxin, whose product MKPINWNPEKNRKLIEERDISFEDIVFSLQSGCLLDDIAHPNNKKYPHQRVFVVAIDEYAYLVPYIENDEEIFLKTVMPSRKATKHYFGEK is encoded by the coding sequence ATGAAACCTATCAACTGGAATCCAGAAAAAAATCGCAAGCTTATCGAGGAAAGAGATATCTCTTTTGAGGATATAGTTTTCTCTTTGCAATCAGGCTGTTTGCTCGATGATATTGCTCATCCTAATAATAAAAAATATCCACATCAACGGGTGTTCGTTGTGGCTATAGATGAGTATGCATACTTGGTTCCATATATTGAAAATGATGAAGAGATATTCCTTAAAACAGTCATGCCTAGTCGGAAAGCGACTAAACATTATTTTGGAGAAAAATGA